From Microcystis aeruginosa NIES-2549, a single genomic window includes:
- a CDS encoding glycosyltransferase, whose translation MPKLSLCMIVKNEAENLRRCLDSVKGVVDEMIVMDTGSTDDTIAIAKSYGAIVPSYDWRGNFSDARNEALKYVTGDWILVLDADEELNPAIVPKMRRTMEKEENLVINLIRHEIGAVQSPYSLISRLFRRHPQVTFTRPYHSIIDDNVAILLKKEPGWKIVELPEISIFHYGYTVDKIASLDKFERARKAMEGFYQQHPHDPYVCSKLGGLYLKIGRDKEGFKLLKHGLKCHGSNPHILYELYYHLANYYYSVEEFKQSADHFMKAIKQPILDKLKLAAYNNFGGLLYEAENYETALSIFEKTVEIDPSYADGYYNLGLVLKQLHRLPESIKAYKKALKLNPDNPAIYQNLGVAYIAFGSYNEAIEIWQKGLQLLKDQGNVSRAEMLQETLKALGASLLRDEQ comes from the coding sequence ATGCCTAAACTTAGTCTCTGTATGATTGTCAAAAATGAAGCCGAAAATCTCCGGCGCTGTTTGGATAGCGTTAAAGGGGTGGTGGATGAGATGATCGTTATGGATACGGGTTCGACCGATGATACGATTGCTATTGCTAAAAGTTACGGTGCCATAGTTCCTAGCTACGATTGGCGGGGTAATTTTTCCGATGCCAGAAATGAGGCTTTAAAATATGTTACTGGTGATTGGATTTTAGTTCTTGATGCCGATGAGGAATTAAATCCCGCTATCGTACCGAAAATGCGTCGGACAATGGAAAAAGAGGAAAATTTAGTTATTAATTTAATCCGCCATGAAATCGGAGCCGTACAATCACCCTATTCTCTAATTTCGCGGCTATTTCGCCGACATCCTCAAGTTACTTTTACCCGACCCTATCACTCAATTATTGATGATAATGTGGCTATTTTATTAAAAAAAGAACCTGGCTGGAAAATAGTTGAACTGCCAGAAATTTCTATCTTTCACTACGGTTACACCGTCGATAAAATAGCCAGCTTAGATAAGTTTGAACGGGCAAGAAAAGCGATGGAGGGCTTTTATCAGCAACATCCCCACGATCCCTATGTGTGCAGTAAATTGGGAGGGTTATATCTAAAGATTGGCAGGGATAAAGAGGGTTTTAAGCTGCTCAAACACGGTTTAAAATGCCATGGCTCTAATCCGCATATTTTATACGAGTTATATTATCATCTCGCTAATTATTATTATTCGGTGGAGGAATTTAAGCAATCAGCAGATCATTTTATGAAAGCGATTAAGCAGCCAATTTTAGATAAATTAAAACTGGCTGCTTATAATAATTTCGGTGGGTTATTATACGAAGCAGAAAACTACGAAACTGCCTTATCTATCTTTGAGAAAACCGTAGAAATTGATCCTAGTTATGCCGATGGTTACTATAATTTAGGACTGGTTCTCAAACAACTGCACCGGCTACCAGAATCGATTAAAGCTTATAAAAAAGCTCTCAAGTTAAACCCCGATAATCCCGCTATTTACCAAAATCTAGGGGTGGCTTATATAGCTTTCGGTAGTTATAATGAGGCGATCGAGATTTGGCAAAAAGGCCTACAATTATTGAAAGATCAGGGTAATGTCTCTCGGGCTGAAATGCTGCAAGAAACCCTCAAAGCTCTGGGAGCAAGTCTATTGAGGGATGAACAATAA
- a CDS encoding AAA-like domain-containing protein — translation MKFEEIQEILNGQLLELENRSLNDTEQLLLRGLWQKKSYQEIAQENGYSSSYFANVVAPGLYDRVSQLIGEPINKKNFLSRLQSHFSNSTSSQYRSQEYLQNERPEYPDAPIPYNSPYYLKQRNLEAKIIDEIGRTGSLVRIKAPKKWGKTSLLLTILDACQQKFGYQIVSLDLQKADQNIIANFNKFLRWICRNCARQLNLEAKLDDYWDEDIGIKMSWTIYFEEYILREIKQPLVLALDEVHRVFEHPKVAEDFLPLIRACYEESKRSSLWQKLRLIIVQSTESYVSLRLEQSPFNVGLPIELQGFDQEQVAELAKKYQLNELANNEIQQLIDLVGGHPALIHLAIYHLSQEQITMPDLIRSAITSTGIYSSHLQLHWVTLQKQPELAGIFQQICQGNQPMIVDPIIAYKLNSMGLIKLRENQAIVSCQLYQKYFISQYTGSV, via the coding sequence ATGAAATTCGAGGAAATCCAAGAGATTCTTAATGGGCAACTGCTCGAGCTTGAGAATCGCTCTCTCAATGACACAGAACAATTATTATTGCGAGGACTTTGGCAGAAAAAGAGCTATCAAGAAATTGCCCAAGAAAATGGTTATAGTAGCAGCTATTTTGCCAATGTAGTTGCCCCAGGACTCTATGATAGAGTCTCGCAACTGATCGGAGAACCGATCAATAAGAAAAATTTTTTATCTAGACTACAATCTCATTTTAGCAACTCCACGTCGTCTCAGTATCGCAGTCAGGAATATCTCCAAAATGAGCGTCCAGAATACCCCGATGCTCCTATTCCCTATAATTCTCCTTACTATCTGAAACAAAGAAACCTTGAAGCAAAAATTATCGACGAAATCGGCCGAACTGGTTCGTTAGTCCGCATTAAAGCTCCCAAAAAATGGGGAAAAACGTCTTTATTATTAACAATTTTAGATGCTTGTCAACAAAAATTCGGTTATCAAATTGTTAGTTTAGATTTACAAAAAGCAGACCAAAACATCATAGCCAATTTTAACAAGTTCTTACGCTGGATCTGCCGTAATTGCGCTCGGCAGTTGAATTTAGAAGCCAAATTAGATGATTATTGGGATGAAGATATAGGAATTAAAATGAGTTGGACAATTTATTTTGAAGAGTATATTTTACGAGAAATAAAACAGCCACTGGTATTGGCTTTAGACGAAGTGCATCGAGTCTTTGAACATCCGAAAGTAGCGGAAGATTTTTTACCTTTAATCCGAGCTTGTTATGAAGAATCTAAGCGATCTTCTCTCTGGCAGAAATTACGTTTAATTATTGTTCAATCCACAGAATCTTATGTTTCTCTGCGATTAGAACAGTCTCCCTTTAATGTGGGATTACCCATAGAGTTACAGGGTTTTGATCAAGAACAAGTGGCAGAATTGGCAAAAAAATATCAATTAAATGAATTAGCAAACAACGAAATTCAACAGTTGATCGACTTAGTGGGGGGACATCCTGCCTTGATTCATTTAGCGATTTATCATCTTAGCCAAGAGCAAATCACGATGCCAGATTTAATCAGATCAGCCATTACATCAACGGGAATTTATTCCTCTCATTTACAGCTGCACTGGGTCACTTTACAAAAACAACCTGAACTTGCCGGTATTTTTCAACAGATTTGTCAAGGGAATCAACCAATGATAGTCGATCCAATTATTGCTTATAAACTTAATAGTATGGGTTTAATTAAACTCAGAGAAAATCAAGCAATTGTCAGCTGTCAGTTGTATCAAAAGTACTTTATAAGCCAATATACTGGTTCAGTATAA